From Amaranthus tricolor cultivar Red isolate AtriRed21 chromosome 4, ASM2621246v1, whole genome shotgun sequence:
ATTTTTAACCccttaattttttgtaaaatagATAATAATCTTAGTCCCTGAATAGTAATTAACTTTCCGCCAAGATCCGACACTGCATGCAGTGGTtagtaatattatattacaCTTCGGCCCTCACCATAGTCATCCTCAATCATCCGCCACCGTGTTTCACTACCACGGCAAATGAAAATGTAACAgatacacataataaaattaatcagcTCATTTACaacttaatattatatatataaaccaCAATTCTCTAGAAATTATAGAACGTTACCTATGCAAACGGAGGTTTGAACTTACAATTAATATAAAAGTTGAGACAATGGTTTTGTTGAAATAAGAACAGAAACTGTTAAAAGTACATTTTTTTAGCAAGCtattaaaagtttatattaaaaaaaaaaatccttgaTAAGATGGTAGAAATTAAAGATGGATAAAAGGTGAagtaaaaattttcatttctttataCCTTCTCATTAAATACAAATGTAACAAGTTAATACATACAATATTTCCGACCCCTTTCCCCACAAAAAgatcaagaaaaataattggGGGAAGAGGGAAAACTTGCGGTAAAAACATTTATTCCTTCTTaacaattaatattatataatggAATTACTTAAATCTGATTTCTTCCTACAAGATCGTCTCAGATGTACACCAGAACCAGATTTTTCATTACCCAACGAGTTAGCCCATCCTAATTTCTCGGCCTCAGCCTCTTTACTAcaactactactactaatatGTACTAGATTTTTCGTTACTTGCTTGCTACTAGTGTTAGAATGCAAAAATGAACCTGATTCAACAGGTCTAGATACCTCTGTCAGAACTGGTTGAGCATTATCATCCGGATTGGCAGAAGCATACCTCTCTGAACTGGAAAGGGGTGAAAGCCTCGTGTATTCAGGAGAAGATGAGCACGAGGAGGAAGAGGACGTCTCTGAATCTGAAGATTGCCTGAAAAAGGCATTGAAACCAAAAATATACTCGGAAATTTCATCTGCACTAATAGACTCCCTGTTGCTGTCAGTACTACTTGAGACTTCATCTGAGTGGCTAAATAAGGAAGAATTATCACTAGACGAGTCAACATCAAGAATATTATTTCGTACAGGGGGCGAGCTTGTTCCATTTTGATAAACATAGCCAGGACTGGCCAAATTATCTGGAGCCCGACTGGCGAGCGTAGATGGATCTTTCAGTCTTGAATTAGTAATCTTCGCACTACTCCGAGAAGCATCAACCTCAGCAACCTTGACCTTACTTGACAAATCACGACAAACCATAGCACTTCTAATAGACTTTGGAGCACGTGGAGAGATTCTGCAAAACAAATGCTACAATCTTAGAATCATAACGTGAAAGAGGAAATGAGCTTTTAATTAGATAACTAGTCATATAATAACCTCTATATGAAGTTAAAAAAGGTACTGTGAATTTGGTGGTTTGCGAATTCAAAGAACAAATCCAGAATAAAAAATCCAGATTATATTACTACAATAACTCAAGGAAGATATCCGCTTCTAAGAACAAATTCATCCTCATCATGTATAAGAACCACATCTTGTACAgcataagaaaaagaaatagacCATATAAAATAGATTAAGGGCCTCAACAACACCAATGCCAAATCcataatcccaaaagattgagaTCGGCTACATGAATCAATAAATTAGTGCTAGTGGTCATCCACATAAATTCTCATTCACCGttctttttgattttctaccatctcaagATGTAAATCTAAAGTCTTTCTAATCCTTCCTCCACGTCATTTTCAATCTTTCTCGCTCTTTTTCTAAATCCCCAggcatttcaatttaatttagtttttggaaattttgattttttttccagaaACAAGTgtctaataaaacaaaaaatggaagTGAATAGGGCCATAATATGTTACTTCAGCTTAATGCAAAGAAAGCCAAGGATCACCTAAATGAggtaccaaaaagtgtttttgaATAAAgggaaattctacatggtaacAACGAACTTCCATAAAATGCCAATGGTAGCACTTTtctaagatttttccacatggatACTGCCATAGCattttcctttaaatttttgttaatttccgtttaattcaccattttggcatttctacccttattatATAAATGTTGGTAgatgtctttataatttgctctaaaccatttttatgctctagaatgtttaattcaccattttgacatttaattcaccgtttaattttcaacgctctcaaatatttagggaaaataaaaagacaagaaccacacttaataagggtagaaatgtgaaaatgataaattaaacggAAAATATTACGATTGtaagataaggcataaactggatgctaccatgtggaaaaatcttacaaaagtactaccactggcatttcatgaaaagtcgatgctaccatgtggaatttcccttttGAATAAATTACAATTAGCAAATAAGATAATTATTGTGAAGAAAACAAATCCAATAATGGCAACAGTAGTTGAAGTTCTACACTTGAAACAGAAAAAAACGTTGAAGACATTTATGACATACTTCTATAGATTATAACTCATTACCAGCATGATAATGAAATTTTACCTCAGTAATTTAACAGATACATTATTGAAATGAACACTAAATTAACAAGCATGTTTCCAAATAAGATACTACTGCAGCATGATCCTGCTACATAAAAAGTCAAGGTACTTAATCTTTTCAAAACATCAAGACAATGTCATTCGAAACAAAATTGTCATGGCACAGGGATCCATAAATTTAGATAGCAGCTTACTCACATTCATCCTAAAAGAATTCATTTCCATATTATTAAgttgaaaaattaaatcatcGAGGAACTTCAATACTGACCCCCAACCTCTAAACATCATGCCCCAAACGGAAAGACTACTCTAAATATTTGATATACTTCAGAAGTAATACCTTGAGTAGAAGAGCATATATGCTCCCTTGCTTAGTACACTAGCCAATTCCACAGCCTTGACCTGTTCAATCAAACACACatcaatatataaaacaaacctCTTGTCTAATCAAAcccaaatcataaaaactgtatggtttcataaaatatattattatgcaaAATTGATGCACCAATCAAAACTACGAAGGTTGTCATTTCACAATATGTTAATATGCAAGGTAAAATTACAGGATGAGTTACACAAGGATCAAAAAAGAGGATTTCTGATGGCTCAAAACAATTCCAAATATGGTATCACACTGTTGAAAAAACTAAAGGCTAGAGAAAAATGTGAGTAAAGACAAGGAtgaaaaacaacaaacaaacaaaactagATACAAGGTAGAGGCAAAAAAGGGAGAAATGCTCATTTTTTATCGACAAAAAGTAAACATAATACAAAGATAATTATAAGCAAAATTTGACAGTGTATACCATGCTATCATCAATCTTGTACCACTTATTATGTGCGTTTCGAACGTAGCACACATAATGACCCGAAAAGGCTGCATTCATAATATCCAAGTGAACCACCACCCCATAAAGTCTATATATGGGTGATTTGTCACTCCCGCTCCTCATATAATGGGCTAAATTTAAAATCTCTGGAAATCCAATTGCCTTATTAAGCTTTCCAAACTTCCCTGACTGGATAGATAACAATTAAAACAATTAGTAAACGATTAATCAtgtgaaaaaattattttgaaactaATCGTTACTTAGAAATATTTAACTAACCTGAAACCGCTTTAGCGCAATGGTAAGGACATTGGGAGCCTCTGATATGTCTAGTTTCTTTTTTGCTCTTTCATAAGACTTGCACCTGTCAAAAAGCAAGGAATCCTGATGTAGTTTTGCCTAAATTTTGTCTACGTACAAGaattacaaaaaagttttttatacCTTGTGCCCTTTTTAGGATGAATGCATACAAAAAACTTTATTACCTAAAACATCAAAACTAAAAAATGGGTCATTCAGGCTCCAGGTCTGTTCGGGTCAGGATCCAGACACAGGTCTGATTAGGGGTGGGGTGGATATGTTTAGGTTAATtcattattcaaataaaaaaaattatttttatgatgaCATACAAAATAAAGTGACAAACATGATGTTATTCATTATAAATTACTCCCTTCATTCCAATTTAATTCCAACACTTTCCTTTTTCCCATCCCAAAATTAGCTCTAACGTTACTATCTTTTGTAATGACCCACCAACTGTTTACTATTTATTACAATTCCCCTTGGGCCAACCGCCAACGTCATTCCCACTTTACTTGcatattctctttttctttggcCCACATGAATTCAGCAACATTTCGTTTCTCCAATACAATGGCTCCCACCTACGCGGGGTTTGAAGGGCCcaaatgtacgcaaccttaccttGTTAGTAATCACAAAGATGTTTTTGATTGATCTTTAGTAACAAAAAgcatgtgcaacttcacataaataaaaagtgcacatgatttaataaaCTACTTTAATTTAGTTCTTTATAGCTGAAactaaagaattataaatcttcagccacaaaatattatttatcaaaACAAATACCTCAATATCTTCATCGTGAATAAGGTAATACTTATAAATGACCTAATCACaacttatcattttaaaactTTGTGCTATTATAAATTTTGGAACTGTTTCTAGATATAAATAGAACATGATatgagataaaataaattagatGTTTTGAtgataatttcataatttaataGTACACTACCGATTGGATCACTTGGAGAGTTGAACTTGGTCTCCCTAATTCAGGTGAGGTTGAATTTGGTCGGCGTGTATGGATCATATCAAGCTAAGTTCAAGTCTCAACTAGTGATTTTGTTTTACATGTTTGTACCACCTAATTTCATACTTCGAAcgtaaacatatatatatcaataagaAAATAACACATGCTAGTCCATATCCATTTTACAAGATAACTATAAAGTGTGCAGTGGGAAATTCAGTCATTCGATAAGCACAACACCCCTCATCTAAATTCAAACTAGCACATAAACCTATTGAAAAATTAGCATTTAccatataaaaataacattgtgTTCATTCTTTTAAACAAAGGATATTTTACATATGACATAAGCACATCTTGCATATAGCATGAACTTACCTGCCACAATGGTACTTGTTTTCTCCGTCAAGAGGTTCAGTTCCTGTAAATTTCCGCAAAGCATCTTCCAAAGTTTCTATGTCTCCCCCTATCTCAACAGTAAGATCCATCATCCTCTCGTGTTTCTCAGATTTACCACGGCACTTCGTACATTTTATCTGTAGCAGCCAAAAAAACCAGCTtaagatatttatttttttatcttggtTTAAGACATAGATTAATTAGCAAGACATTATCCTACCTTTGAGCGAAGATAACCTCCAAAAGTTAGCCCCAAAAGATTTGTTTCTTCCTGTAAAGATCCAGTAGCAATCCCACCAACTTCTTGTAGGCATGTAGATTGCATCGTGTCAATAGCATACCTACCAATGATATCCAAATTAAATTCAGCAACAAGCTACATGACAAAAAAAAGAGAATCTTGAAATAAATCCAACCTCAGAAACTCATGTGCATCCTCCTCCCTCCCACTAGAAAGATGGCTCCCGATTTTCTGTATTTGGGATAGTATACCTATTGGAGAAAGTGCAGAACCCCCGTCCTTTCCCTTTAAGATCAACCTTTCAAACTCGCATAGAAAGCACCATTCTTTCTTTGCACCTGTCAAATTAAAAAACCAGATAACCGCAAAGCAAAGGGTCACATGATATATAAATACAATAAATAGGAAGATGGACATAATATTAAGAAAACAATCAATCAGTagaagttgtgttataacttaCATGCTTTAGAATGAAGTCCTTGAAGAAGATAAGCAGTAAGCGGTGGGGTAAATGCTAAGCATTGGAGGATAACATTGGCATAGCAGCTAGAACAAGGGTAAAAACTAGAATcagaaagcaaaaaaaaaaaaagcaaggaAAGTAGAAATAGATCAAATTAGCCAATAGCAAAATATTAATCTTTGTAAAGAAATATTAGAGCAACGATATCCTATAAATTAAAGTTTCGCGGTTGACACCTTTGATCTACAAGAAGGCCCACACAAGAAACGGAAAGAGAGCAATAGAGAAAAGCTCAGATTGTCCaactattataattttaaaaagaagaaaatatattatttattagtcTTTGTCCAGAAGCATGCAGTCTTAGGGCCACACCTACATTGACAAACCTTGACCTTTCTtgcattaatattaaaaaataatgataaatgaaaaacaaCATCCTGAAGCCAACTAGGTGTCTAGGCAACttacaaaaaaaacaattatcaGAATTAATACAAACATCCCAAATGTAAAATCTTTGTACTTTCATCTGTCATATTCTATATCCTACAACTCCTAGCTCACTGAAATGCAACAAGTTGAAACAGCCAACTCCCTTCTCCACTTAATTCTCACTCTGCACCCACCCTTTCATGATGTCCATATTGCAATCATAATTCAAGAACCTATATCTTCATCTGCAACCCTACTCCTAATGAACAACAGCACGAAATAGGTATATCATTCTCTACAAAAGAACACGCTCTCCAAATAATGACTAAGCACTAGCCACAAATCCCTCTATAAATTCAGCATATACATTCCATTCCCTTTCAGGGTTCCCAATCTCAACCATAGTTTTAAAAGTCCATTATGTCCAATATGGTAAAACATcagaaatttataattatgcagAGATCTTACCATTTGTTTGTGTAAGACTAGGGTCTGACTAGTGAGGGATGCATAAACATGCCATAGCGTGCACCAAATAACAAATTCTAATGCATTTATATGCAAATATTAACTAGTTGATCAGCAACAAACTATGATATTCCTTTCTAACAATGCATTTTGTGCCCATGTCTTCATCAGTTCATCTTACCAATAGCATGTCAGATCTCATCCCAACCCCATCACAGATTCCATATTCAAACATTAATCTTCTGTCCCTTCTAACTATCCATCAACCATGCTACTATATGACTTCAAAGTTATGCTTGAATAGATCTTAGTTATAAAATTTCCCCAAAGAGACGAAGATCATTAGTTCTAATCCAAACTCCATCAATAGATCAAATAAACTCTAAAGTGATGGTAGCTACTCATCCAAATTGGTTTGTAAGTAAGCTTTACCACAAATTGCCGAAATATGGTAATTACAAttaacaatgattttcatttaaacAACCACCCCTCCCCCAACAAAAAAGAAGCCAGAAATTTGTAGGCACTCCTATCTCTATTGCAATTTTCTAAACCTTTTTCACAAGCACTTTTAATTAATCCCCCTCGAAAGTTACTCATATTATAGGTTGAATCATCAATTATATTGCTcagttgttaaaattaaatgattaatAAGCAATTTTTCATGCTGCCATGCTCCTTCCAAAAATCATCAATCTTCAATTATATGCAAATTGTAATGAATTATCAATAGTATAATATTCAGAGTACATGCATACGGCTCGCACTATTGATGAAGATTCAAATGCTTATTTTCAATCTTTTCCAGCCAAAATTAACATTGCAACCaatcaaatataaattattttaacagTTATACATTTTGAATCTATTTCTCATAAAAACTACAATGCAAGAGTGATTAGTGTCATTTCAGTCTCGTGTGCATAACAATGAATAAAGATGAAGGCTAAAAGCTATCATGTATTCACCTGTTACCACAATTTATTAATCCACATGGTCGCAGCTCCACCTTGTTCCAATGATAAAGCTTAACAAACAACTCATAAGAAAAAACAGCCTGCAAAATCAACAAGGAAACTCAACAACGCTGCAAGGACATAAAAGTATACACAAAATCAAAACTGCACCAACCTTCTCAGTGTTTTTTACATCATCACCCTGTTTCAACAATTTTGGAGCTCTCAACTGCTCAACAACTTTTAGCACTGATGTTTTTAGTCCCACTGTGGCAGTTGGGGTTACTTGAGTGGCTACAGCAGCACCTTTACTAGATTTAACGGATTTTCTGGATGGGGCAATAGGATCCTTCATGGCAGATGGACCATAAGATTTTGCTGACAATTCAACTTTCTTTGAAACCAATGAACGCAGCACATCTTTAGAGCCTTGGTCCAAATCATTTTCCTTCTCTGAAGCATACAGTGGTCGAGAACTATATTTAAAAGTTTCTTCGGTAGCTCGAACTTGTCCGGACTTCACCAAATACCCATCACTATTACTCACCCTAACTCTGTTTGCAGGATCCTTAGCGCCCGAGGTTGTAGAGTTAAGATGTCTTCTAGGATCTCTCTGATCCTTTTCTGTAAAAGTAGGCTCTCTAGCAAGCTTACTTGTGCTAGCCATAACAGGAAGAGTGTCAGGTGATGATTCCAGCCCTTGACAATGCATATCTGATACGATATTCTCTAATCCACCAGCTTCCAGCTTGGCATTAGAGCTTTTCAAGTGTTGTTTAGTTTTACAATAGTCAAGAGTACCTTCCCAAAAACCAGATGTGGCTATTGAAGGTTTCAATAAGTTCTTATCAGAGCGACTGGTGTTCAAAGCTGAATAACCAGCTGCTTTACTTAGCTCTTCTTCCTTGGAATCACCAGAAGTGGTGTCCGTATCATCATTAGATTCCACCCTTGAATAAGCTTCTTCCTCCAATGGCTTAGTTTGCTCCACAATCCGACCAGTTGAGGAAGTCTCTGGGTTATCAGGAGTGGAGCAAGAATCAGATAAATCAGATTTAAGATCATGTATACTATCAATATCAGAGCTGGAATCATCAATGCACATGCCATCACTTGAAGAAAATGCATGTGATTGAGATGCTCCCAAAATTCCATTTAAATCAGCTTGAGGCTCTAGCTCATCTCCTTCACAAGGAAAAGTAACAGAAGTCTTCTCATTCTCACAGTTGTCAAATGGGGCGAATACAGGTTGGGTGGGATTCAGATTCTCTTGTGCAGTTCCAACTTCTTCACCAAGTAATCCACTATTCACATTTTCATCAGTAAAACATTGTTGCTTAATAGGATCACCCACATATCCCTCATGGATCTCAGCACTACTCACTGATGGATGGCACTCATCCTTGTGACCTTGTCTCCAATGAATAATTTGACACTTGCCAGAGCTGAAATTTTCAAAAGGAATAGATATTGTTAGTGTTCTGCAATGCCTATCTTACAACTTCAAGAAGCTTTTCCTCACACTTTGTTTTGTTGATATAAAGAATCAGCACTAATACATGAAAACGTGGAGATGAAATCATCAATGGAGCctccaaacaaaacaaaaacttatACCAACCTCCATATATTGTGTTCGATTTTACATGcattacatataataaaaaaaatgggatAAATGAATATACAACAAATAAATCTAACACATTATACAATAAATGGCCACGAGATCCAGATTCCACAAATCATTTACCTCTTCCATTCCAAACCCAACCCATGTACAACAACGACAATGCCAAAGCTTTAATCTCAATAGATTGAGGTGATTTTTGGTTCATAATCATGGAATGTGACAAGGGTTTTTTGACAAAAAGATGCCAACCGAATGTTAAACAAAGAAGGCGAGAGTATCAATAGAGACTTAGATGCTTAGATTTAGATGGTTTAACACATTTGTTTGGGATTAATTGTCTGTTTTGGATTGTGTGCAAGGGATGAGACCTGTTTTGGTTTAATAAATCTATTTTTGCAGCTGTAATATGTTCTAATTTAAATTGAATGAGAATATGACATGTTTTTGAGGGGTTGATTAAATTTACACATTATATGAAAACACTAAAATAGCCTTGTCATTTGCAGAATTTATAAGTGAAACTAACCAAAACTATCACACATTACCAAAAAGGTGAGAGGTGGAGACCCAAGATCTAGTCTGATACTCAAATCACAAATATATCTAAAATAAAAGTTGTAATCTCTGTCAAAAAAAAACAACAGATAAAAGGAACGGGATGATAACTAATAAAAACACCAGCTTCTACAATCAGATTCATCCACCAACTGCAATTTCAATGAAATCTTGAAAAAGGAGTTTATTTCAACTTTCATATTGTTCTTCCCTAGCCAATTACAAGTTCAATTGCAAATAACACAGTCAAGCATTCAAATCTTAACATCTTTCATATCCTGATCACTTTCTCTGTTTGGTAAAATAGGCTAAAGTTCACTAATTTCCCTAACCAGATAACTTCTACAATTAAATCATTCACTTTTGTCGGCACTACCCCAAATGCTTAGCTTCAGAATCACACTTCAACAAACAATTACCACTCTTCAGCTGACCATCAGTGTCAAACTGAGCTACAGTATAACAGCTTACCAAACACAAGGGAAATAATAAAAAGTGAATTTTTGACAATCTAATTTCTCAGTCAACAGAAACAAATGCCATATTTCACAGCAAAACCACCAGCTTCAACGGTAAAATTCAGCTGATTCCATCTCCAATTCAAAAAGGTTATAGATTAAAACTTGAAAATTACACAAAAGAGTAATCATTTCAATTACCAATTGATGTAATTGAACAACTAATTATCAGATTCTTTCAACTCGGGATCACTTTCACACGGTAACACCTAAAATCCATCCTTCAATCAAAATCACCTAATTTTCCAAACCTCCTATCTCTACAATTAGAATTATCCACAATTTCACCAGAAAGAGTCGCTAAGCGTTAAAATTCTCATTGTCGCCtcataataaagaaaattatacaTCAATcgcaaacaaaattaaaatttctcaaaTTTACTCAATTGACCTTAAATTTTCCAATCAAAGAAACATAATTAGCAAATAAAACGCAGAAAAAAACATACCAGTAATTAACTGCTTTGCATCTAGCACATCGATTGGCAGTAGGGGTGAAACAAACAGCACAGACACGAAGAGACGAAATCGAAATTGAAGAGCTATAACCAAACGAAGCTTCAACCTCAGCTCGAGCAGCCTCTTCGGAGGCTTGAACAAGTAAACGATTGATCTCCTCCTGTCTAGCAACCGCAAGCCGCCATTTTCGGCGGAGAAGGAAAAAAGTCGCTGGAAAAAATACGAAAATGAAGAAAACAGCAACGCGAAACCCTAGATCCCCGGGAATGAGCATTTATTCACTAAAATGAATAGAACTGACATCACAAAActtcaaaaaccctaattttggtCCCCAATTTGTTCTTCGAAAATCGAAATTCATAGACTAAACTTGTATAATAACAAAAATGATGGAGAAAATCTGCATGTAGAATAAAGAATTACAAGAAATTTATGGCAAGAAGGATGGAATGTCGTTTGGAGTGAACcaaaagaagagagagaaagtagagagaaggAAAGAGGGCGTGTGTATGTTATGAATTATGATTCTTTCTTTGTTCGAGTGTTTGTTTTttctattgattttttattcgCGGAAGGTTTTAGATCGGAAATATAGGGCTATTTTTCCTTCTTTGAGAAGTACTACTACATTTACATACAACATTATAGTGTCATACACATGACAAAATGGTCCATTGGATATGGAATATGAGGTTGTGTTGGATTTGCTTTGGGGTTCGGATTGATTTAaccaatttataatttttatagaaaatgtTTTGTTATAAGAATATACTAATACATTTGTGGGTCAAAAGCAAAATATTGAGTAAACGTATTAAAATTTAACTATAATTACTGTGAGTTTTTagtaaatttcaaaaaaacttaacaaaattgataaaattcaCGTGAAACTGACAAAGttgacaaaattaataaaaaggatTTTCAGATGAATTCATGTTAATGTCAAATTTGACTCtgtatatttttgtattataagTAAATAAATTTTGGTTAGTCACCCACTAAATTCTGATTAGGTTTCGGGATAATTATCTGTTGAGTCAAAATTTGACACGtttgttagaaaaaaaaatgttcaaaaatgAACTTATTATGATTCGACTCAAATTTAATCTTAAAAACAAAATCGAATTTGCAAGATATATACTTTCACAACATATTCTAAATTGACCTCACTCAAACATATTTACTAGAATTCTGCCCAAACATTTAATATATACAACCTATAGTAACGAAcaaatggtcaattacgaatcgATAAGATTTAACCCAATAgatcataaatttattattattttattattctttcaaGTTATAATTGTGGAATATTTActtaagtaataagaataatgaataaataatatgacataacttaaaaattaatacaaaagtaGAAAATTCACTAATTTCAAAATAACTGGTTGAAATTACTATTAGTGgtcatttgaaaatatttggtcTTTACAATCAATCAATTCGTAAACACCAAATAAACTAAGCTTAACTAGTAAAATGGAAATACATGTGATTGGGTTAAATTAAAGTCAAAGGTAATTTAGATAGGTCAAAAGCAAATCAAAATGTTAGCATGCCATCTAATTCATCTAATTCAATTAAAGTCAAAGATAATTTAGATAGGTCAAAagcaaatcaaaaccaaaaaaaactgGCAAATGTAATTTCAAAAAGTTTCAAACTTGACAACCATTTATACAAAGGATTCAAGTACAAAACCTCACTAAAAATTAAAGTATTAAGTAAAATAAATTCGCCCGTGTGGCACGGGTGGGTTGCCTGCATGACACAGGTGAAATGTCAAAAGTTATTATATCTTTGTTATAGAAATTAGGAATTCAAATTTTACACATGAAGCACAGGTGGTTTGCCCTTGTGTCACGAGTAAGACATTCTTTGACTTTTTCATTACCAAATTTTGAGCTTGCTAGGGTACTTCGGACGTTCGCTCATGTGACATTGACACGGTCACACGGGTGTCCGTGTTGCACGGGCGAGCTTGTGTTGTTGCCACTTTGATTGTCTGTGATGCTGTAGTAGTTGAATGGTCAAGCTTGGATGGATGGCCTTGCCCTCATGACACAGGGATGGGCGCCCATGTGACATAG
This genomic window contains:
- the LOC130809829 gene encoding ubiquitin carboxyl-terminal hydrolase 17; this translates as MLIPGDLGFRVAVFFIFVFFPATFFLLRRKWRLAVARQEEINRLLVQASEEAARAEVEASFGYSSSISISSLRVCAVCFTPTANRCARCKAVNYCSGKCQIIHWRQGHKDECHPSVSSAEIHEGYVGDPIKQQCFTDENVNSGLLGEEVGTAQENLNPTQPVFAPFDNCENEKTSVTFPCEGDELEPQADLNGILGASQSHAFSSSDGMCIDDSSSDIDSIHDLKSDLSDSCSTPDNPETSSTGRIVEQTKPLEEEAYSRVESNDDTDTTSGDSKEEELSKAAGYSALNTSRSDKNLLKPSIATSGFWEGTLDYCKTKQHLKSSNAKLEAGGLENIVSDMHCQGLESSPDTLPVMASTSKLAREPTFTEKDQRDPRRHLNSTTSGAKDPANRVRVSNSDGYLVKSGQVRATEETFKYSSRPLYASEKENDLDQGSKDVLRSLVSKKVELSAKSYGPSAMKDPIAPSRKSVKSSKGAAVATQVTPTATVGLKTSVLKVVEQLRAPKLLKQGDDVKNTEKAVFSYELFVKLYHWNKVELRPCGLINCGNSCYANVILQCLAFTPPLTAYLLQGLHSKACAKKEWCFLCEFERLILKGKDGGSALSPIGILSQIQKIGSHLSSGREEDAHEFLRYAIDTMQSTCLQEVGGIATGSLQEETNLLGLTFGGYLRSKIKCTKCRGKSEKHERMMDLTVEIGGDIETLEDALRKFTGTEPLDGENKYHCGRCKSYERAKKKLDISEAPNVLTIALKRFQSGKFGKLNKAIGFPEILNLAHYMRSGSDKSPIYRLYGVVVHLDIMNAAFSGHYVCYVRNAHNKWYKIDDSMVKAVELASVLSKGAYMLFYSRISPRAPKSIRSAMVCRDLSSKVKVAEVDASRSSAKITNSRLKDPSTLASRAPDNLASPGYVYQNGTSSPPVRNNILDVDSSSDNSSLFSHSDEVSSSTDSNRESISADEISEYIFGFNAFFRQSSDSETSSSSSCSSSPEYTRLSPLSSSERYASANPDDNAQPVLTEVSRPVESGSFLHSNTSSKQVTKNLVHISSSSCSKEAEAEKLGWANSLGNEKSGSGVHLRRSCRKKSDLSNSII